The Oncorhynchus masou masou isolate Uvic2021 chromosome 6, UVic_Omas_1.1, whole genome shotgun sequence genome has a window encoding:
- the sdc4 gene encoding syndecan-4, giving the protein MHRVFLVLCLFASAYSESVRETETWMPMKTTQAASHDELVASGDAPNGSDFGFPDEEHDTFDNEDEPDDVDFSGSGDGVTITIKNDNTMTKPDMNDNKIPDLDIPLRSKPTPNEIELVQKNNELSVQGAPKPEEYPSNVLMAHAGEESIFRKTEVLAALIAGGAVGLLFAVFLVLLLIYRMKKKDEGSYDLGKKPIYKKAPTTEIYA; this is encoded by the exons ATGCACAGAGTGTTCCTCGTGTTGTGTTTATTTGCCTCCGCCTACTCTGAGTCG GTGCGGGAGACTGAGACATGGATGCCCATGAAGACGACCCAAGCTGCGTCGCACGACGAGCTTGTTGCGTCTGGTGACGCCCCCAACGGCTCCGACTTTGGCTTCCCCGATGAGGAGCACGACACATTTGACAATGAGGATGAACCGGACGATGTAGACTTCTCTGGCTCTGGAGATGGAG TAACTATTACAATCAAAAATGACAATACCATGACAAAG CCTGACATGAATGACAACAAGATTCCAGACCTGGACATACCCCTGAGGTCCAAACCCACACCGAATGAGATTGAACTGGTCCAGAAGAACAATGAATTGTCAGTGCAGGGTGCTCCCAAACCCGAGGAGTACCCATCAAACGTACTGATGGCTCATGCGGGGGAGGAGAGCATCTTCAGAAAAACAGAGGTCCTAGCAG CTCTGATTGCTGGTGGAGCAGTGGGGCTGCTCTTTGCCGTCTTCCTCGTCCTTCTGCTCATCTATCGCATGAAGAAGAAGGACGAAGGCAGCTACGACCTGGGAAAAAAGCCCATTTACAAAAAGGCTCCGACAACAGAGATCTACGCCTAA
- the LOC135541167 gene encoding calphotin-like has translation MDLELSAKLSAESESVEDILDRVERRLLVWHSRQGIRPEVCVPSPVAPVPAPRTRLSLRPINTGAPACPARPEFPPLSPEAPEPLSTRGARAPQYQRRQSPSVPEAPEPLSPEAPELLCPALPEPSCPAPPELPVCPAPPVCPAPPACPAPPVCPVPPSAACLPSAVSAASLPSAVSAASLPSGASAASLPSGASAASLPSAASLPSAASLPSAASLPSAASAASLPSVASMPSTASLPSAASLPSAASAASAASLPSAARSAIQPGSARTASQPGSTSLPGSARTASLPGSASQPGSSRSAIQPESAIQPGSAIQSGSARTACQPGSAIQPGSAIQPGSARTACQPGSAIQPGSARTACQPGSTSQPGSSRSAIQPGSAIQPGSAIQPGSAGTASQPGSVGTASQPGSVGTASQPGSAGTASQPGSARFINLPELPLSPELPLSPELPLSPELPLSPELLPCPELLPCPELLPCPELLPCPELLPCLELLPCPELLLSPELPLSPELPQSRAAPQSSVARC, from the coding sequence atggatttggagctgtcggcgaagctgagtgctgagtctgagagtgttgaggatatattggacagagtagagagaaggctgttggtttggcatagtaggcaaggcattcgccctgaggtatgtgtccccagcccggtagcaccagtgccggcaccccgcaccaggctgtctctccgtcccatcaacacaggtgctcccgcctgtccggcgcgaccagagtttccgcccctcagtccagaggcgccagagcccctcagtaccagaggcgccagagcccctcagtaccagaggcgccagagcccctcagtaccagaggcgccagagcccctcagtccagaggcgccagagcttctctgtccagcactgccagagccttcctgtccagcgccgcctgagctacccgtctgcccagcgccgccagtctgcccagcgccgccagcctgcccagcgccgccagtctgcccagtgccgccaagtgccgcctgtctgcccagcgccgtcagtgccgccagtctgcccagcgccgtcagtgccgccagtctgcccagcggcgccagtgccgccagtctgcccagcggcgccagtgccgccagtctgcctagcgccgccagtctgcctagcgccgccagtctgcctagcgccgccagtctgcccagcgccgccagtgccgccagtctgcccagcgtcgccagtatgcccagcaccgccagtctgcccagtgccgccagtctgcccagcgccgctagcgccgccagtgccgccagtctgcccagcgccgccagatccgccattcagccaggatctgccagaactgccagtcagccaggatccaccagtctgccaggatctgccagaactgccagtctgccaggatccgccagtcagccaggatcttccagatccgccattcagccagaatctgccattcagccaggatccgccattcagtcaggatctgccagaactgcctgtcagccaggatctgccattcagccaggatccgccattcagcctggatctgccagaactgcctgtcagccaggatccgccattcagccaggatctgccagaactgcctgtcagccaggatccaccagtcagccaggatcttccagatccgccattcagccaggatccgccattcagccaggatctgctattcagccaggatctgccggaaccgccagtcagccaggatctgtcggaaccgccagtcagccaggatctgtcggaaccgccagtcagccaggatctgccggaaccgccagccagccaggatctgctcgattcatcaacctgcctgagcttcctctcagtcctgagcttcctctcagtcctgagcttcctctcagtcctgagcttcctctcagtcctgagcttcttccCTGTCCTGAGCTTCTTCCCTGTCCTGAGCTTCTTCCCTGTCCTGAGCTTCTTCCCTGTCCTGAGCTTCTTCCCTGTCTTGAGCTTCTTCCCTgtcctgagcttcttctcagtcctgagcttcctctcagtcccgagcttcctcagtcccgagctgcccctcagtccagtgtggcccgttgttag